In Desulfofundulus luciae, a genomic segment contains:
- a CDS encoding tyrosine-type recombinase/integrase, with product MYKNLMAQFEKIWREAVDATAHSKSKQSHFRYRDSMKNFLWFCSEKFRLQKIANIGEKHLRAYVEYRRQEGISEKTLKNDLAAVRFFHRFTGSRNELPDNQALGLEKTPAGGKDRAWTEEEYRRMLEKAEKLGRADVVMAMKLARHAGLRIHECTRLTVGHVRDALKDGELEVKGKGGRVRRVPLRLELKVELERFLEERGGTRGEKIFVAPGEKTHRVIKSIQKFVERHREEITDRPITFHGLRHAYAREELAYRLEHPEKYGLHRVTPERAAKLEVAELLGHGRPEVTSVYTGK from the coding sequence GTGTACAAAAACCTCATGGCACAATTTGAGAAAATCTGGAGAGAGGCCGTCGATGCCACTGCTCACTCAAAATCCAAGCAATCCCACTTTCGCTATCGTGACAGCATGAAGAACTTCCTCTGGTTCTGCTCGGAAAAATTTCGTTTGCAGAAGATCGCCAACATCGGTGAAAAACATCTGCGGGCATACGTGGAATACCGCCGCCAGGAAGGCATATCCGAAAAGACGCTGAAAAACGACCTGGCGGCGGTGCGGTTTTTCCATCGCTTCACCGGTTCGCGCAATGAACTGCCGGATAACCAGGCGCTGGGGCTCGAAAAGACCCCGGCTGGCGGCAAAGATAGGGCCTGGACGGAAGAAGAATACCGGCGGATGCTGGAGAAAGCCGAAAAACTGGGCCGTGCGGACGTGGTGATGGCCATGAAGCTGGCCCGCCACGCGGGGCTCAGGATCCACGAGTGTACCCGGCTCACGGTGGGCCACGTCCGGGACGCCCTGAAGGATGGAGAACTGGAGGTCAAAGGGAAAGGGGGTCGGGTGCGCCGGGTGCCGCTGCGCCTGGAGTTAAAGGTGGAACTGGAGCGGTTCCTGGAAGAGCGCGGGGGGACCAGGGGGGAGAAGATCTTCGTCGCGCCGGGGGAAAAGACGCACAGGGTCATCAAAAGCATCCAGAAATTCGTCGAACGGCACCGGGAAGAAATCACCGACCGGCCGATTACCTTTCACGGATTGCGCCACGCATACGCCAGGGAGGAGCTGGCCTACCGGTTGGAGCATCCGGAGAAATACGGCCTCCACAGGGTAACTCCGGAAAGGGCGGCAAAACTGGAGGTGGCGGAGCTTCTGGGCCACGGCAGGCCGGAAGTGACAAGTGTTTATACAGGGAAGTGA
- a CDS encoding site-specific integrase — translation MLRVSWENTGNPILDRLGRQFVDRVARYARGGSYEKRIEWYRKYIKFLHFLAERFGPEDIRNIQPRHVAAFSKYLKELGRSERTVLRYYSVIRWWHRQIPWRKYEMPENKVLLELEARLDDKRFCEEIKNSYRRKRGRRRVQKPHGTI, via the coding sequence ATGCTACGGGTTTCCTGGGAAAATACCGGAAATCCCATCCTCGACCGCTTGGGTCGGCAGTTTGTGGATAGAGTTGCTCGTTACGCCAGGGGCGGCTCGTACGAGAAGCGCATAGAGTGGTACCGGAAATACATAAAATTTCTGCATTTCCTGGCTGAGCGCTTTGGACCGGAAGATATTCGTAACATTCAGCCCCGCCATGTAGCGGCATTTTCTAAATACCTTAAAGAATTGGGTCGCAGTGAACGGACTGTGCTACGTTATTATTCCGTAATTCGCTGGTGGCACCGGCAGATCCCATGGCGAAAGTATGAAATGCCCGAGAATAAGGTGCTTCTGGAACTGGAGGCGAGGCTCGATGACAAAAGGTTCTGTGAAGAAATCAAAAACAGCTACAGGCGTAAAAGGGGCAGGAGGCGTGTACAAAAACCTCATGGCACAATTTGA
- a CDS encoding toprim domain-containing protein, with protein sequence MQAEHRYPEGKFIPVKPWRPCPICGKGDWCGFNSFIASCMRVREGSFKEVVLSNGQVAYLHWLEPGMVNLPALMKDDSITAAQTAPVEVRDRVYRDFLRLLYLHPRHREDLLRRGLTEWEIRRNGYRSVPETEAPWSVCRRLIRMGHDLAGIPGFYKAWGPYGGTYWTFDRQPGYFIPVRDEKGRIQALQRRMDDARGGKYKLFSGHKSRGGCSCGTPAHVTRPAKVEDRRIWITEGPLKADIACKYLGAVVVGALSAATWRPAIPAILALEAKEVIIAFDRDLESKPEVARAYLTLKVELKKHGLAVSRAVWSDKKGIDDALAAGMEVRVVRV encoded by the coding sequence GTGCAGGCGGAACACCGTTACCCCGAGGGAAAATTCATTCCGGTGAAACCCTGGCGCCCCTGCCCCATCTGCGGCAAGGGCGACTGGTGCGGTTTCAATAGCTTCATCGCCAGCTGCATGCGGGTGCGCGAGGGCTCGTTCAAGGAAGTGGTCCTGAGCAACGGCCAGGTAGCCTACCTCCACTGGCTGGAACCGGGCATGGTAAACCTGCCGGCGCTCATGAAAGACGACTCAATAACCGCGGCGCAAACCGCTCCGGTGGAAGTGCGGGACCGGGTGTACCGTGACTTTCTGCGACTCCTTTATCTTCACCCGCGCCACAGAGAGGATCTGCTCCGGCGCGGGCTGACTGAATGGGAGATCAGGAGGAACGGCTACCGGTCGGTCCCCGAAACCGAAGCCCCATGGTCGGTCTGCAGGCGCCTGATCCGAATGGGCCATGACCTGGCCGGCATCCCCGGCTTTTACAAGGCCTGGGGGCCGTACGGCGGCACCTACTGGACCTTCGACCGGCAGCCAGGATACTTCATCCCGGTGCGGGACGAAAAGGGCCGGATCCAGGCCCTGCAGCGCCGCATGGACGACGCCCGGGGCGGGAAATATAAGCTGTTCAGCGGTCACAAAAGCCGGGGCGGCTGCTCCTGCGGCACCCCTGCCCACGTGACCAGGCCCGCAAAAGTCGAAGACCGGCGGATATGGATCACCGAAGGCCCGTTGAAAGCGGACATCGCCTGCAAGTACCTGGGCGCCGTCGTGGTGGGCGCACTAAGCGCCGCCACCTGGCGGCCGGCTATACCGGCTATCCTGGCTCTTGAAGCAAAAGAAGTCATAATCGCCTTCGACCGGGATTTGGAAAGCAAACCGGAAGTGGCACGAGCATACTTGACCCTGAAAGTGGAACTGAAAAAGCACGGCCTGGCGGTTAGCCGGGCAGTGTGGAGCGATAAAAAAGGTATTGATGACGCCCTGGCGGCCGGTATGGAAGTGCGGGTCGTCCGGGTATAA
- a CDS encoding JAB domain-containing protein: MKKRINIVSVKLVKEAGIFYAARRITGPEDVADLVRDFLEDADREIFLVICLNAKNEPTAIHTVAVGTLNSVQVHPREVFKAAILANSYNIVLVHNHPSGDPQPSKEDMAITKNLAEAGRIVGIPVLDHIIIGDGKFISLKTKGLI; encoded by the coding sequence ATGAAGAAACGGATAAATATCGTTTCGGTGAAACTTGTCAAGGAAGCGGGCATATTTTACGCAGCCCGCAGAATAACCGGACCGGAGGATGTGGCCGATCTGGTTCGTGACTTTCTGGAAGACGCCGACCGGGAGATCTTCCTGGTTATATGCCTTAATGCCAAAAACGAACCGACGGCAATCCATACCGTAGCGGTGGGCACGCTGAACAGCGTCCAGGTCCACCCCCGGGAAGTCTTTAAGGCGGCAATCCTGGCCAACAGTTACAACATAGTCCTTGTTCACAATCACCCGAGCGGTGACCCGCAACCTTCGAAAGAGGACATGGCTATCACAAAAAACCTGGCCGAGGCCGGGAGAATAGTCGGCATCCCGGTGCTGGATCACATCATCATCGGCGACGGAAAGTTTATAAGCCTGAAAACAAAGGGATTGATTTAA
- a CDS encoding ArdC-like ssDNA-binding domain-containing protein — MKEEILREALEKLLSMFESGNLPPAVARTMIRRQAGDERPSDKWSLGNRLLMYLAGTEDARGFRQWEQVGRRVKKGAKAFYILAPLTKTRKVKIQDPETGEEREEERPVIVGFRFIPVFRLEDTEGEPLPEINYMPPELPPLFDVAARLGIKVRYSPGDGSCYGSFQPGLKRINLHTHDIKTYFHELAHAVHNTIRPLVGGQDPVQEVVAETVACTLCEIYGYSGYAWHGWQYIKACVGGESKQALKLVMKVLCEVEEVLERIWEAATPEERGCAA; from the coding sequence ATGAAAGAAGAAATATTGCGCGAAGCGCTTGAAAAGCTGCTGTCAATGTTCGAAAGTGGCAACCTGCCGCCGGCGGTGGCCCGGACGATGATCCGGCGCCAGGCAGGTGATGAAAGGCCGTCTGACAAATGGAGCCTGGGCAACCGCCTGCTGATGTACCTGGCCGGGACCGAGGACGCCAGGGGGTTCCGGCAGTGGGAACAGGTGGGCAGGCGGGTCAAGAAGGGGGCCAAAGCGTTCTACATTCTGGCCCCGCTGACCAAAACCAGGAAGGTTAAAATACAGGACCCCGAAACGGGCGAGGAGCGGGAAGAAGAACGCCCTGTGATTGTGGGTTTCCGGTTCATCCCGGTGTTCCGCCTGGAAGATACGGAGGGTGAACCCCTGCCGGAGATAAACTACATGCCTCCCGAGTTGCCTCCCCTGTTCGACGTGGCGGCAAGGCTGGGGATCAAAGTTAGATACAGCCCTGGAGACGGCAGCTGTTACGGCAGTTTCCAGCCAGGACTAAAAAGGATCAACCTGCACACTCACGACATCAAAACGTATTTCCACGAGTTGGCGCACGCGGTGCATAACACCATACGCCCCCTGGTGGGAGGCCAGGATCCGGTGCAGGAAGTGGTTGCCGAGACAGTGGCCTGTACCCTCTGCGAGATCTACGGCTATTCCGGATACGCCTGGCACGGGTGGCAGTACATCAAAGCCTGCGTCGGCGGCGAGTCGAAACAGGCGCTTAAACTCGTAATGAAAGTGCTCTGCGAGGTCGAAGAAGTGCTGGAAAGGATCTGGGAAGCCGCCACCCCGGAAGAGAGGGGATGTGCGGCTTGA